The following DNA comes from Thermoanaerobaculales bacterium.
CCGGTGTTGCGGATCTTCATCGCGGTGTCGCGCAGCCGGCGTAGCACGCGGCGATCGTCGAGGTACTCCCCGAGGTCCTTGAACAGGTAGATGCCGCGCGGCGCATCCCCGGCGACCCAGTCGAGGGCCGCCATCGGCTCGGTCAGGGTGGGCTGACCGTTGGACGGGAAGCCGTCGACGCAGTTCCAGACCGTGACCGGGAGCGGTTCCGGCTTGGCGGCAGCGGCGAAACGGCCCAGCAGGCGCTCGAGCCGTTCCTCCTCGAGGCTCACCAGCACGGTCAAGGGATAGGCGGAGGCAAGGGCGGTGCGGATCTGGTCGATGGTGGTCTGCATCTCGACACCATTGTAGGGGCAAACCAGGGATGAGGGACATTGCAGTGGCGTTCAGCCGAGCCGGCCGCACTTCGTTCCCCTTCCCGTACCCGTCCCCGTTTCCGAAAAAACCTGCCCGCGGTTTCCTTTTCAGCGACTACGTTTCGTTGATGGGTCTGAGTCGCGCCGGCCCTACGCTCGAACGCGGGAACGGGAACGGGAACGGGAGCGGGCGCGGGTGAGGAAGCGGGCCTGGAAGCGGGAACGGGAACAGGAACGGGAACGGGCGCGGAAGCGGGCGCGGAAGCGGGAACGGGAACGGGAACGGATGGACGGGGCCCCTGTCCCCTATATCGCAGATCCTGGATCCTGGCCGGGCGGGGGTCGCTTCAGCCCCGCCACCAGCCGAGCTGGCGGATCGAGCGGCCGAGCCGGCGGGCCACCTCCGCCGTGGCGGGCTGCCAGCGAGGCCGGCTGCGCATCACCAGCAGCGTCGGCACCGCCGCGATCGCGGCCACGATCATCGCGGCGCCGATCCAGCCGCCGACGGCAGCGGTGGACTCGAGGCGGGCGAGGTCGCCGGCCAGCCACCAGCCGAGGCCGGACCAGACCACGACGTGGGCGGCCACCGCCACCACGTCCCAGGCCAGGAAGCGGCGCCAGCGAACGCCAGCGATCCCGGCGGCCGCGAGCCAGGCCGCCCTGCCGCAGGGCAGCACGCGCGCCGGCACCAGCGCTGCCAGCGCCGACGGCGACTCGTCGAGGCGGGCCGCGACGCCGGCCAGCCGCCGCTCGATGCCGGGGAAACGGTTGAGGCGCGGGTGGAGCCAGCGCCCGCCGCCGAACACCAGCTGGTCGGTGACCACGTGGCTGACGGCGAGCGCAACGAGCAGCACTGCGGCTTGGGAAGGGGAGGTCGCGCGCGCGGCGAGCACGCCCATCGCGACCATGAACAGCTCCTCGGGGATGACGTGACCGAAGACCCTGATCACCGGCGGCATCGCGACCGCGAGCACCAAGGCCCGCGGACCGAGCCACGCCAGGGCGTCGGCGAGCGCTCCCCCCTCCACGGAGTAGGAGTATAGCCGAAAACGGCGATTGAGGGCCAGGGAGGCCGGGCGCACAGGGCCCGTCACCGCCCTCCGCTTCCGCGCCCGGTTGGTGAGGCAGTGGGGTAGTGGGGCCATGAGGCAATGGAAGGTCGTTCATGGCCCCGGGGCCCTACATCGGGAACGGAGACGGGAACGGGAACGGGGACGCGAACGGGAATGGGAGCGGGCGCGGAAGCGGAAGCGGGCGGGGGGCCTATCCCCTATTCCCCAACCCCTGACCCCTCGGTGGTCGGGTGGGGAAACCAGCACCGCACCCGGCGATCCGGACCGAGGCCTTCGAGCTCCGGCTCGCGGGCGCAGGCCCCGGCCGCGTGCGGGCAGCGCGGCGCGAAGCGGCAGGCGGTCGCGGGCCAGCTGGAGTTTGCCGGAGCCGGCGTCGGCGGCGGCCGCCACGCCGGGTCGGGCGCGGGCGCAGCCGCCCGCAGCATCGCGGTGTAGGGGTGGGCGGGACGTGCGAGCACCTCGGTCACGGGCCCCTCCTCGACCACCACGCCGCGGTAGAGCACGGCGACGCGGTCGCACAGGCGCCGGACCACCGCGAGGTCGTGGGCGATCAGCACGAGGGCCAGTCGGCGGCCGGCGCGCAGCCTGCCGATCAGCGCCAGGACCTGTCCCCGGACCCCGGCATCCAGCGCCGATACCGGCTCGTCGAGCACGAGCAGCTCCGGGTCGCTGGCGAGGGCGCGGGCGATCGCCACCCGCTGGCGCTCGCCACCGGAAAAGGCGCCGGGCCGGCGCCGAGCGGCGTCCTCCGGAAGCCCGACCGCGGCCAGCAGCTCCGTCACCCGCCGGCGCCGCTGCGCCGCATCCCCGATGGCGAACGCGACCAGCGGCTCCGCGATGCTGGTGCCGACCGCCAGCCTCGGGTTGAGCGAGGCGAGCGGGTCCTGGAAGACGGCCTGGAAGCGACGGCGCAGCGGCCGTACCCGGGCCGCGCGCATCGCGCTGATCTCCCGGCCGTCGAAGGTCACGACTCCGGCGTCGGGCCGCTCGAGTGCGAGCAGCAGCCGCGCCAGGGTGGACTTGCCGGCTCCGGACTCGCCGACCACGCCGAGCGAGCCGCCCCGCTCGAGCCAGAGATCGACGCCGTCGAGCGCCACCAGCCGGCCCGAGCCGGCGCTGCGCGCCGGATAGGTGCGGCACAAGCCGGAGGCCGTGAGCAGCGGCTCAGCCATCGCCGCGCCCCCCGAGGGACCGGCCGGCCCGCGCCGCGTCGCCGGCCACCGGGCAGCGCACGGTGCGCGCCCCCCCGGCCGGCTCGAGCGCCGGCCGCCGCTCGCGACAGGCGGGCTGGACGAGCTCGCAGCGGTGGGCGAACCGGCAGCCCGCCGCCGGCGGAGCACCGCCGCTGCCGGGCCCGGCCTCCGGACGGTCGCCACCGAGCTCCCGCGCGACCTCGAGCAGCCAGCGGGTGTACGGGTGGAGCGGCCGGGCGAACAGCTCGGCAGCCGGCGCCACCTCGACGACCTCGCCCGCGAACAGCACCACCACCCGGTCGACCAGACCGGCGACCACCGCGAGGTCGTGGCTGATGAGGAGCAGCGCGCGGCCCTCCTCCGCGAGCCCGCGCAGCAGGTCCAGGATCCGCGCCTGCGTTTCCAGGTCGAGGGCCGTGGTCGGCTCGTCGGCGATCAGGAGCCCCGGATCGCCGGCGAGGGCGAGGGCGATCATCGCCCGCTGCAGCTGGCCCCCCGACAGCTGGTGCGGGTGGGACCGCCAGGCGCCGGCCGAGTCGTCGAGGGCTGTCCTCTCGAGCAGCCGGCGGGCGATGGCGCGCGCGTTGGCGCGGCCGACCCGGCGGTGGGCGCGCACCGCCTCGGCGAGCTGGAAGCCGATCGTGAACACCGGGTTGAAGGCACCGGCAGGCTCCTGAAACACGAGGCCGATCGCGCCGCCGCGCAGCGCGCGCAGCCGCTCCGGCGTCGCCTCGCTGAGGTCGGTGCCGGCCACCAGCACCTTGCCCCCGGCGATCCGCCCCGGCGCCGAGACCAGGCCAAGGGCGGCGAGCGCCAGCACGCTCTTGCCGCTGCCCGACTCGCCGACCAGCGCCACCCGTTCCCCGGCCGCGACCGCGAGCGAGACGCCGCGCAGCGCCGGCCGCCAGCCGCCGTCCGCACCCGGGAACTCGACCGTCAGGTCGCGGACGTCGAGCACGGTCTCATGGGCCATGGCGGACGAGCCGGGCCTCGGTTGGCGAGCTCGGCAGGACGGCCCCGAGCCTGGTCATCGCCGGCGGCCGGCGCCAGCAGTGGACCACGACGTCCGCCGCTCCGAGCGTGCCGTCCCCGTCGTCGGCCACCAGCACGGTGTAGTGGCTGCCGTCGATCACGATGTCGCCCGGGCGGACGTCCTCGCCCCAGCGCAGCGCACGGCCGCCGGCCGAAACGGTGCCGCCGGCGAGGGTCACCGGGACCTCCAGCCCGGGCCCGCCGGGAGCGAAGTCCGGCGTGCCGGTGGCAGCGACCGCCGCGAACGCCCTCGACGACACCGCGAGCCGGCGCTCGACCGCCTCGGTGAAGCGGAGGCCGAACGCCGCCGCCGCGACCTCGTCCCAGGCAGGCTGGCCGTCCTCGACCTCCCAGCCGGAAAGGTTGAAGAGCTCGCCCACCTCCGGGTGCAGCCCGTCAGCCAGCCGGGCCGAGCGGTGGATCGCGGGGAAGCCGGGCTCGAGGATGTGGTCGGCGCCGGCGCTGGACGCCGCCTGGAGCGTGCGGGCCTCGCGCTCCGGGTCGAACACCTCGACCCGGGCGTAGAGCCGGAGCGTCCCGGCGTCGACCGGGATCCGTTCCGGCTGGGGCCCGAGGATGTCGTCGTTGTGCGCCTCGGGCAGGGACGCGGCGCGCAGCGCGTGGCCCATCTCGCCAGCCAGGAAGGTCCGATAGCGGAGCAGGCGGGCGGCCCGCTCGGGCGTCACGGAGCCGCCGACATTGCTGCACTCGACGGTGAACCAGAACACCCGGACGCGGCGGTCCCGCTCCGGCCAGCGGTCGGCCACCTCGTGGTCGACGGGGGCGCCGTCGAGCTGCAGGCTGTCGGTCGGTGCCAGCCAGCGCGCGCGGCCAAACGGGCGGGCGACCCGCAGCGCCACTGCGATCGCCGGCGCCTCGCCGGGGCCGATCTGGCGCGGGCCGTCCCGGTAGACCGGGTCGGCGTCGGTCGCGGTGACGATCCGCACCTCGACCAGCTTCGGCCGCAGCCCATCGTGGACGCGGTAGAATGCCCACGGCATCGCGATCAAGAGCACGAGGCCCGCGAAGATGGCGAGCAGCAGCGAGCGCTCGGATTTCACGCCCCGATTGTAGCCCGGACTCCCCGATCCAACGCGAACCGGGCACACCCGGAGCCCGCGCCCGGAGCGTTGACCTTTCACCGCGAGCTTCTACCATGGACTGCCGATGGCGGAACGGCTGAGCATCCTGATCGTGGCCACCAAGTCGCCGTGGCCGCCGGTGGACGGCGGTCGGGTGGTGGTGCTCAACACCGTCGACGCGCTCGCCGCGGCCGGCCACCTGGTCACGCTGGTGGCCCCGGTCGATGCCGCGGCCGGCAGCGCCGCGGTGCAGGCGGCGCTCGGCGGCCGCTGCCGCGCCGAGCTGGTTCCGGTGCGGGCCCGCGCCGTGCCGGCGGCGGCGCTGTCCTCGGTGCTGCGCGGCCGTCCGCTCACCGTCGAGCGTCACCGCCTGTGGGAGGTCGAGGAGCGGGTGCGCCGGCTCCTCGCCGCCGAGAGCTTCGACGTGGTCCAGGCGGAGCAGGTGCAGGCGGTCGCCCAGGCGGCGCCGGCCGGTCGCGCCGGGGTCCCCCTGGTCTACCGTGCCCACAACGTCGAGAGCGCGCTGTGGACCTACGCGGCCGCCTTCGCCCGACCGCTGGCGGCGATGCTGCTCCGGCTGGAGGCGCGGCGACTGGCGGCGGCCGAGCGGGCGGCCGTCCGCCGTGCCGACGCGACCATCGTGCTCACCGAGCTCGACGCGGCGCCGATGCGCCGTGCGGTGGGCCCCGGCCCGCGAATCGAGCGCCTGCCGGTGCCGCACGCGGCCCGGCTGCCCGCAGCCGATGCCGCCCTCGCGGGGCGGCCGGCGGTGGTGACGCTGGCCAGCCCGAGCTGGATGCCCAGCCGCGAGACCGCCCTCCAGGTCGCCGCGCAGTGGTGGCCGGTGGTTCGCCGCCGGCTGCCGGGCGCGATCCTGCACTGCTTCGGCGGCGTCGACGGCGGCCCGCTGGAGGGCGTCGAGTGGCACGGAGCGCCGGCGGACAGCGCCGCGGCCTTCCCGCGCGACGCCGTGCTCGCGATCCCCGCCCGCCACCCGACCGGGGTGCCGGTGAAGGCGCTCGAGGCATGGGCGCGCGGGCTGCCTGTGGTCGCGTCCTCCGAGACGGCGGCAGCGCTCGAGGCCACGGCCGGCCGCGAGCTCGTGGTGGCGGACGGCCCGGAGGCCCTTGCCGAGGGCCTCGAGCGGCTGGTGGGCGACCCGGCGCTGCGCGCGAGGCTGGTCGAGGGCGGCCGCGCCCGTCTGCGCTCGCACCACGACCCGGCCATCGTCGCCGGGCGGCTCGCCGAGCTCTACCGGAGCCTCTGAAGCGCCTGCAGCCCGGCGGCAAAGGCCGCGGTGTCACGCTGCCACTGGCCGCGGCGGGCACGGGCGACTAGCGGCGCGGCGAGCGCCCGGCCGAGCAGCCGCAGCCGGGCGCCCGCGCGCAGCGCGGCCGTGGCCCGGCGGGCGGCGGCCGGTCCGCGGCGTTTGTCGGCGAAGCGCACCAGATCGGTCCACATCAGCTCCGGGTGGTAGGGAGCCGCCGAGCCGCCGCCGGCGCTGATGGTGGCGCCGTGGTGGTGGACGACCACGAAGCCGGCGACCACGGCCACCCGCCAGCCGAGATCGCGGGCGGCGAGGCACAGGTCGAGGTCCTGGCAGTAGAAGCGGTAGCGCTCGTCGAGCGGCCCGACCGCCTCCCAGACCGACCGCCGCATCGCCATCGCCGCGCCGGAAACCCAGTCGACCCGCGCCTCGGGGCCGCGGCCGGGCGGCCGCAGCCGCCGGTAGCCGGGGAGGCGGCCGAGCAGCGCCGGCAGGCCCGAGGCCTGGGCGAAGAGCCAGCCCGGCGTCGGCTCGAGGCCGGCGCCCCACTGCGGAGCGCCGTCCGGGAAGCGCAGCTCGGCGCCGGCGACCCCGAGCTGCGAGTCGCGTGCGAAGGCGGACTCGAGGGCTGAAAGCGACCCGTCGGTGATCTCGGTGTCGCTGTTGAGCAGCAGCAGCAGCTCGCCGGCGGCGGCGGCAAGGCCCCGGTTGGCGGCCCGTGAGAAGCCCTCTCGCCGCTCGTTGACGAGCACCTCGACCGCCGGACGGGCGCGCGCGATCGCTGCGGCCGTGCCGTCACCGGAGCCGTCGTCGACCACGATCACCTGGCAGCCCGGTGCACCCGCCACCACTGATTGGAGGCAGCGCAGCGTCAGCTCGCGAGTGTCGCAGGTCGGGATGACGACCGACAGGCGAGGGGCGCTCCCGGCGCTCGCGAGCGGTGGGCCGCTCACTGTCGATCCTCGCCTGCGCCAACCACCCTGGCGATCTCGTCGGCGATCAGGCGGTAGCCGGCGCGGGCGACGTGGCAGCAGTCGTCGGTGTAGACCGGGCGGCGAACCTCGGAGAAGACCATCGTCAGGTCGGTGAACCGGACGCCGGCGGCCGAAAGCTCGGCGCCATGGCGCCGCAGCCAGGGGTAGCCTCGGACCACGCTGGCCCGGTATGGGTGATTGGGGCGGAGGGCCACCGCCCGCTCCTGGCGCCCCATCGGTTTGGCACCCGCGAGGTACTGGTTCGGCTGCAGGAAGTGGTAGTAGCGGATGCCGTTGGCCTCGCAGAGCCGGTGCATCTGGAGCGAGCAGCTGTGCCAGTAGCCGGCGAGGCTGTCATACAGCGCGTCCTCGTCGCCCGGGAACTCGACGGCCGGCCCGCGCGCCAGAAAGCCTGACATGGCCTTCGAGTGGGCCTCCTCGAAGCGTTGCGCGAGCCGCCCGCGCTCGCGCTCCAGCGCGAGGTCGCGGGCCCGCCAGAGGACGCACATCACGATCGACCGGTCGAGCCGCAGGGCGAGGAAGCGCCGCGCCCACGCGCTTCGAGCGCCGTCGGCGGCGGCGATGGCGGCGACGATCCTGGCCTCCTCCGGGGCGAAGAAGCCGGCGACCCGCTGGTCCCATGCGCGTGGGTAGAAGGGGTAGACGCCGCGGGGGAGATTGTCGACGGCCGGCAGCACGACCTCGTTGAAGCCGTCGATGTTGATGACGAGGTCGAACTGCGACCCCAGCGACAGGGCCCACGTCAGCGCCAGCAGCTGCTGCGGCTGCTTGTAGCCGCCGGCGGCGAGGTTGACGATCACCACCTCCCTGCCGAGCGGCGCGAGCGCGTCGACCAGCAGGTCACGGGCGTCGAGCGAGAACCCGGCCGCGAAGGAACCCCCGAAAACGGCAACGACGAGGCGTCCCGGTGCGCGCGACACCGGCAGCGGATCGTCCATCGGGAAGCCCTGCGGCGAGGTGGCGGGGTTGAGGTCGGGGTGTACGACGAAGCCGAGATAGGGATGCACCACCTCCACCGCCTCGGCGACCTCTCCGGTTCGCCACAGACCGCGGCTGTGGCCGCGATCGTCGGTGGCCGTCTGGCCTGCGTCGGCGGCGCGCGCCATCGAAGCGCGGTAGGAGGCCCGTGGGAAGGGCTGGCGACGCACGACGAGGTAGCCGAGGAAGACCAGCAGCTCGGCGGCGAGCAGCCCGAGCAGCACGGCGGCGACGGCGAACGCTCCGCGCTTGAGGAACCCGAGCCTCGGTTTGGTGCCAGCCACCCGCACTCCTAAGCCGTACGACGCGGAAGCCGCTGCGCCTGCCCGGCTGCCGTGGTCAGCTGCAGGCTAGCACACGGAACCTGCTAGACTTCCCGCGATGTCGACATCCGCCGTCCCGATTCTGTACAACACCGCGACGCAGCGCCTGAACCCGATCCGCGACATCCGCGAGCTCCTGCAGTACTGGAACCTGATCGCCAACCTGGTGCAGCGCGACCTGACGGTGCGCTACAAGCGGTCGGTCTTCGGGTTTCTGTGGACGATGCTCAACCCGCTGCTGCTGATGATCATCCTGACCGTGGTGTTCTCGTCGGTGTTCCGATTCGAGGGCATCGAGCACTACCCGATCTACTTCCTGTCCGAGTACCTGGTGTTCGGGTTCTTCGCGCAGACCACGGTCCAGTCGATGACCACGCTGGCGTGGCACGGCTCGCTGATGAAGCGGGTCCGGGTGCCGAAGTCGATCTTCGCCGTCTCGACCACCCTGTCGGGGCTGGTCAACCTCTGCCTGGCCTACATCCCGCTGTTCCTGATCATGCTCTTGACCGGGTCGCCGGTCGGCTGGGCGGTGCTGTTCCTGCCGGTGGCCCTCCTGATCATCGCCGCCTTCACCCTCGGGATATCCCTGATGCTGTCCGCGCTCGCGATCTACTTCGAGGACGTGTCCCACATGTACCAGGTCGCCACGGTCGGCCTGATGTACATGACGCCTATCATCTACCCGATCTCGATCGTCCCCTACAAGTGGCTCTGGGTGATCCGCGTCAACCCACTGACTCACCTCTTCAAGCTCGCCCGCGACCCCATCTATCAATGCTCGCTGCCCGGCCTCCACGTGGTCGGCGCCTCGGTGGCCTCGGCGGTCGTGGCGCTGGTGGTGGGGTGGGTGGTGTTCCACCGCCTCGCTCGAGGCTTCTACCTCCACCTGTGATGGACACGCCGGCGATCGAGTTCCGCGACGTCTCCCTGCGCTACCGGCTGCTGGCCGAGCGCGGCATCGTGACCCTCAAGGAGTGGGTGATCCGCCGCCTGACGACGGTGATGACCTACCAGGAGCTGGCGGCCCTGTCGGCCGTCAGCTTCTCGCTGCAGAGCGGGCGGGCTCTCGGCATCGTCGGCCACAACGGCGCCGGCAAGTCGACGCTGCTGCGGGTCGCCGGCGGCATCCTGGTCCCCACCGAGGGCGAGGCGGTCATCCGCGGCCGGATCGCGCCCATCATCGAGCTCGGCCTCGGCTTCGAGGCGGAGCTGTCCGGCCGCGAGAACATCTTCTTCAACGGGGCGCTGCTCGGCCGCTCGCGCAGCGAGATGCAGGAGCGCTTCGACGAGATCGTCGACTTCTCGGAGCTCGGCGAGTTCATCGACCAGCCGATCCGGACCTACTCGACCGGGATGGTCGCCCGCCTGGCGTTCGCGATCGCGACCACGGTCGACGCGCACATCCTGCTGCTCGACGAGGTGCTGTCGGTGGGTGACGAGCACTTCCGCCGCAAGAGCAAGGACCGGATCGACAGCTTCCGCCGCGCCGGGGTGACGATCCTGGTGGTGTCGCACGACCTCGACGCGGTCGAGAAGATGTGCGACGACGTGCTGTGGCTCGAGCACGGCGTCATCCGGCGCTCCGGCCCGGCGAAGGAGGTCGTGACGGCCTACCGGACGTCGATGAACCCGGGGCAGGCCGAGCCGGGCGTCGGCGGGACGGTGCGGCCGGCGGCGACATGAGCGGCGGCCCGTGCCTGTCGGTGGTCATCCCGACCCGCGACCGGCGCCGGCTCCTGGAGCAGACCCTCGCGGCCCTCGACCGACAGCGCGAGCTGCCGTGCCCATTCGAGGTCGTGGTGGTCGACGACGGCTCGACCGATGGCACCGGCGAGTGGCTCCAGCTCGCCCAGTTCGGCGGCTTCACCCTCCAGCAGATCGCCACCCGTCCGGGCGGGCCGGCTCGGGCGCGCAACCTCGCGATCCGGCGCGCGGCGGCGCCGCGGGTGCTCCTGCTCGGCGACGACACCGTCCCGGCGAAGGACCTGCTCGCCGCCCACCTCGCGGCGGCCGCGGGCCGCGACGTCGCGGTGCAGGGCCGGATCGACTGGGACCCGGCGCGCCCGGTCACCGAGGTCATGCGCTTCCTGGCGCCGGCCGGCCCGCAGTTCTGGTTCGAGGGCCTGGGCGACGGCGGTCCAGTGCCGTTCAGCGCGGTGCTCGCCTCCAACCTGTCGGCGCCGACGAGGTGGTTCCGTGAGGAGCCCTTCGACGAGCGCTTCACCGAGGCCTGCCTCGAGGACACCGAGCTGGCGTGGCGCTGGCAGCAGCGCGGCTGGCCGGCGGTCTACAGCGCGACCGCGGTCTGCTGGCACCGCCACCACTACGACCGCATCGAGCCCTTCCTCGATCGCCAGCGCCGGGCCGGCCGGTGGGCCCGGCTGGCAGCGGCGATCCACCCGGCCCTGCGGTGGCGGGTGGCGCTGCAGCCGATCGCGTTCGCCGCGGTGTCCGCCCTGCGGGTCGCGCTGCGCTGGCGGCGCCGGGACCTGTGGGACCTGAGGTGCCGGCTGGCGTTCGCGAAGGGATACCTCTCGCGCCCCCGCCCCGGCGTCGACGGCGAGGGTTGACGGCCGCTTCTGCGGGCGCGGGCCGCGGGCGGTCCGCACCGACGGCCGGCCACGGCTACTCGAGGTAGCCGAGCGCCCGGAGCTGCTCGGTCACGGCGCCGTCAGGTGCGCTCGCCGACTCGGGCGGTCCGCCCTCCCACCAGACCAGGAAACCGGTGCCCGGTGGCGCGGCCGGGCCTTCGATCCGGCGCCAGTCGCCGTCCTCCCCGAGCTCGACCGCCAGCGGCCGCTCAAGGGCCGACAGGTCGAGCCACTCCGCGACCGGTGAGCCGCGCCGGCCGTCCGGCGCCACCAGATGGGCGATGATCCCTGCCCGGTCGCGGTCCGGCGAGCTGAGCAGCAGGGTCAACTCCTGCCCGGGGCCCACGGCGAAGGTCGGGGGCGCCGGTCCCCGCCAGCGCACGGTGCCGCCTCCGGCCGCGCTCGCCTTGAGCCGGTCATGGGCGTTGAACGCGCCCTCGAGCCGTCCCCTCAGCTGGTGCGGTCCCCGGTTGCGGATCGCCAGCCGGGGGCCGCGATGCTGGGCGAGCAAGGTGGCGCCGGTGAGCGCCCGGAGCTCGGCGGCGCGCGGGTCGCGGGCCGCCAGGTTGACTCGCTCGGCAGGGTCCCGCTCCAGGTCCACCAGCCGTTCCTCGCCGTGAATCTGCCGCCACGCGGCGTCGTTGAAGGTGTACTTCAGCCGGTCGTCGACCCGCAGCGCGAGGCCCCGGTTCGACGACGCTGCGTAGGTCCACGCCGCCGCGGGCACCTCGGGCGGGGCGCCGTCGACGAGGTGGAGGAGCGAGACGCCGTCCGCCGGCGCCGCGGCCACGCCGGCCGCGTCGAGGATGGTCGGGGCGAGGTCGGTCAGGCGGACCTGCCGGTCGATCCTGCGGCCGCCGCCCCGGCCGTCCGGGAGGCCGACCAGCAGCGGCACCAGCACGTTGTAGTCCTCCAGGTAGGAGTGGCCGGCACGCCCGTCCTCGCCGAGCGCCTCGCCGTGGTCCGAGGTGACGATCAGCACGGTGCGGCCGGCGAGGCCCAGCGCGTCGATGCGATCGATCAGCCGTCCGACCTGAGCATCGGCATACGCGACCCCGCTGTCGTACAGCAGGCTGACCAGGGCGACCTCGGCGGGGGTGAGAGGCGTCCGCCAGTCCCGCTCGCCCGGCCGCTGCGCCACGAAGTAGTCGCCCGGAGCGCGCAGCCTGCGCCAGCCGTGCGGCCTCATCTCGATGCGCGAGGACGGGGGGGCGCCACCCGCCGCGGCGGCGAGCCGGTCGAAGTAGGGCTGCCGGTGCAAGTGGGGGTAGTGCACCTCGTAGGTGTGGAAGAAGAGGAAGAAAGGCTCGGCGGCCCGGTTCTCGAGATAGTCGATGGCGAGCCGCATGCCGTGAGCGAGCTCGCGCTCGGCGTCGTGGCGGGGCCAGTAGACGAAGCGATCGAAGCCCTGGGCGAGGCCGAACTGGGGCCGGAGGTAGCCGCCGCCCGTGATCGCCGCGGTCGCATAGCCGGCCTCGCGCAGCCGCTCGGCGAGCATCTCGAGCGAGGCCGGCGCGGCCCGGTAGTGGTTGACGCCGTGGCGCACCGCATCGAGGCCGGTGAACATCGACACGTGCGACGGCAGGGTCCACGGCGAGGTGGCGACGACGGTGCTGAAGAGCGCTGCGCGCCCGGCCGCCCAGGCATCGATCCGGGGCGACGTCGGCAGGGCGTGGCCGTAGCACGACAGCCGGTCGGCGCGCAGGGTGTCCAGGCACACCACCACGACGTTGGGGCGATCGGCCGCAGCGCCGCCGACGATCTCGGGGTTGGCCCACGCCGGCAGCCCGCGCGTCGGGTCGAAGCCCGGGCCGGCGCGAGTTGACAGGCGGACTGCGACCTGGCGACCGCCGAGCCCGGCCAGCGACACCTCTGCCTCGTGCCAGCGGCGACCGTCGCCGCGACGCGCGTCGAGACGGCGCGCGAACACCCGCTGCGGGTCGCCGCCGTCCGTGGTCACCGTGACCTCGAACTGAACGGGCACGCGGACGCCGCGCTGCAGCCCGTAGCCGAAGCGGAGGCGAGCCCCGTCTGGGAGCTGGAGCCGGCGCTCCGCCGGCAGGCCCGGCGGGACGAGCAGCGCGTTGCGGGCGTCGTGATCGAGCTCGACCTTCCAGGGCCGGGAGGCGGCAGCCGCGAGCCGGTCAGGGTCGACCACAAAGCGCGAGCCGGTCACGGCGATGACGGGCAGGCGGGTCTGGGCTGCGAACGGCCCGAACCGCACCCGCGTCATCCGCCCGGTCCACCAGGGATGGCCCTGCAGATCGAAGCCGCAGCTGTAGCCGCTGCCGTCGCTCAGCTCGTGCGCTTCGGCCTCGGTCGACCTCTCGGTCGAATAGCGCCGCAGTGTGCCGGCCCAGGAGAGCGCCACCGCACCGGGTGGTCGTCCCGCGAACCGCAGCTCGATCCGGTCGACTGCGTCGGCCTCGATGTGCAGCGGGCGCTCCCAGACGGTGGTCGAGCCGGTGGCCTCGCCGCGCCCGGGGCGGCCGTCGGGCGCGGGCGCCGAGGGCACCTCGCGAGGCCGCCAGCGCGCGGCCTCGTCCTGGCTTGCCGCACTCCAGCTGAACACCGGGGCGCTGTCGTAGAGGAGCTCGGGCCGCGGAGCTTCGGGCGATTCCTCCACGATAAAACGCGCGGCAAGGCCGGCTGGCGGTTGCCGCTCGGGAGCCGGAGCACAGGCGAGGATGCCCAGCAGGCCGGCCACGGCCAGGGCAGTGCGCGACCGAGGCATGGCGGATTGTAGCTCGCCTGGAATCCCAGCACTTCCTGGTGTGGCTGTCAGCCTGATTGGGGTTGCCGTCGGTTCGTCCCCGTGCCCGTACCCGTACCCGTTCCCGAACGGGCGGGTATCCCATTCCGTCGGTCGGTCGCGCCGAGAGCTGGTGGTGGACAGCAATCATCTCTGAGCGAACAATCGGGAACGGGAGCGGGAACGGGGACGGGGGCGGATCCTGCCGGCAGCGGCTCGCGAATAACGCCAGTGCG
Coding sequences within:
- a CDS encoding ABC transporter permease; this encodes MSTSAVPILYNTATQRLNPIRDIRELLQYWNLIANLVQRDLTVRYKRSVFGFLWTMLNPLLLMIILTVVFSSVFRFEGIEHYPIYFLSEYLVFGFFAQTTVQSMTTLAWHGSLMKRVRVPKSIFAVSTTLSGLVNLCLAYIPLFLIMLLTGSPVGWAVLFLPVALLIIAAFTLGISLMLSALAIYFEDVSHMYQVATVGLMYMTPIIYPISIVPYKWLWVIRVNPLTHLFKLARDPIYQCSLPGLHVVGASVASAVVALVVGWVVFHRLARGFYLHL
- a CDS encoding glycosyltransferase, coding for MSGPPLASAGSAPRLSVVIPTCDTRELTLRCLQSVVAGAPGCQVIVVDDGSGDGTAAAIARARPAVEVLVNERREGFSRAANRGLAAAAGELLLLLNSDTEITDGSLSALESAFARDSQLGVAGAELRFPDGAPQWGAGLEPTPGWLFAQASGLPALLGRLPGYRRLRPPGRGPEARVDWVSGAAMAMRRSVWEAVGPLDERYRFYCQDLDLCLAARDLGWRVAVVAGFVVVHHHGATISAGGGSAAPYHPELMWTDLVRFADKRRGPAAARRATAALRAGARLRLLGRALAAPLVARARRGQWQRDTAAFAAGLQALQRLR
- a CDS encoding glycosyltransferase family 4 protein, with the protein product MAERLSILIVATKSPWPPVDGGRVVVLNTVDALAAAGHLVTLVAPVDAAAGSAAVQAALGGRCRAELVPVRARAVPAAALSSVLRGRPLTVERHRLWEVEERVRRLLAAESFDVVQAEQVQAVAQAAPAGRAGVPLVYRAHNVESALWTYAAAFARPLAAMLLRLEARRLAAAERAAVRRADATIVLTELDAAPMRRAVGPGPRIERLPVPHAARLPAADAALAGRPAVVTLASPSWMPSRETALQVAAQWWPVVRRRLPGAILHCFGGVDGGPLEGVEWHGAPADSAAAFPRDAVLAIPARHPTGVPVKALEAWARGLPVVASSETAAALEATAGRELVVADGPEALAEGLERLVGDPALRARLVEGGRARLRSHHDPAIVAGRLAELYRSL
- a CDS encoding ABC transporter ATP-binding protein, whose translation is MAHETVLDVRDLTVEFPGADGGWRPALRGVSLAVAAGERVALVGESGSGKSVLALAALGLVSAPGRIAGGKVLVAGTDLSEATPERLRALRGGAIGLVFQEPAGAFNPVFTIGFQLAEAVRAHRRVGRANARAIARRLLERTALDDSAGAWRSHPHQLSGGQLQRAMIALALAGDPGLLIADEPTTALDLETQARILDLLRGLAEEGRALLLISHDLAVVAGLVDRVVVLFAGEVVEVAPAAELFARPLHPYTRWLLEVARELGGDRPEAGPGSGGAPPAAGCRFAHRCELVQPACRERRPALEPAGGARTVRCPVAGDAARAGRSLGGRGDG
- a CDS encoding ABC transporter ATP-binding protein; translated protein: MAEPLLTASGLCRTYPARSAGSGRLVALDGVDLWLERGGSLGVVGESGAGKSTLARLLLALERPDAGVVTFDGREISAMRAARVRPLRRRFQAVFQDPLASLNPRLAVGTSIAEPLVAFAIGDAAQRRRRVTELLAAVGLPEDAARRRPGAFSGGERQRVAIARALASDPELLVLDEPVSALDAGVRGQVLALIGRLRAGRRLALVLIAHDLAVVRRLCDRVAVLYRGVVVEEGPVTEVLARPAHPYTAMLRAAAPAPDPAWRPPPTPAPANSSWPATACRFAPRCPHAAGACAREPELEGLGPDRRVRCWFPHPTTEGSGVGE
- a CDS encoding ABC transporter ATP-binding protein, with translation MDTPAIEFRDVSLRYRLLAERGIVTLKEWVIRRLTTVMTYQELAALSAVSFSLQSGRALGIVGHNGAGKSTLLRVAGGILVPTEGEAVIRGRIAPIIELGLGFEAELSGRENIFFNGALLGRSRSEMQERFDEIVDFSELGEFIDQPIRTYSTGMVARLAFAIATTVDAHILLLDEVLSVGDEHFRRKSKDRIDSFRRAGVTILVVSHDLDAVEKMCDDVLWLEHGVIRRSGPAKEVVTAYRTSMNPGQAEPGVGGTVRPAAT